A region of Channa argus isolate prfri chromosome 8, Channa argus male v1.0, whole genome shotgun sequence DNA encodes the following proteins:
- the ttc14 gene encoding tetratricopeptide repeat protein 14 isoform X2, with the protein MDRDLLRQCLTYHGESLLNKLKCEQTENPDFQVVVSDLCKTTYESKGEKQDTPLVEQFIARKADILFCPSWKTAPEQEEHEEEVATEPYAIMPPMEIFMEVTYEERRSMLYRDLEKGDVVVGKINNIREYGFFLTLLCMAGGLKRDIEDLELSALCHIREIPSTGNHDDPLSYYQIGDIIRAGVKDIDRYQEKVTVSLHPASLSPSLQHIKLGVITQEELPIHYSRSVCAANDSSETYERILSSCHGYHNPSVVDYLLEKVGISDTHPPSMMRGLQSKLFQEADFAIAIRKKQSAFWALKCVRAGVDHFKHGRHVEAMNEYNKALEIDTSNVEALVARGALYATKGSFLKAITDFELALENCPEHRNAKKYLCQTLVERGKQLEGQEKLVTAEGLYRRALSLDDSNPEAQEALHKITDTIQVTLKKIPAVRKPSTGGQWNTACGHPWWLSGEGTGHKVESSSVQNTLPAFV; encoded by the exons ATGGACAGAGACTTGTTGAGGCAGTGTCTGACATACCACGGAGAGTCattgttaaacaaactaaaatgtgaACAAACGGAAAACCCAGACTTCCAAGTTGTTGTATCAGACCTGTGCAAGACCACGTATGAAAG TAAGGGTGAAAAACAGGACACCCCGCTTGTGGAGCAGTTCATTGCCAGGAAAGCTGACATCCTGTTCTGTCCATCATGGAAGACTGCCCCTGAGCAAGAGGAGCATGAGGAGGAGGTGGCCACAG AGCCATATGCCATCATGCCACCAATGGAAATATTCATGGAGGTGACATATGAAGAAAGACGATCCATGCTGTATAGAGACTTGGAAAAAGGAGACGTTGTGGTGGGGAAGATCAACAACATTAGAGAATACGGCTTCTTTTTGACTCTGCTGTGCATGGCAGGGGGACTGAAAAGAGACATAGAAGACTTAGAATTGTCG GCTTTATGTCACATCAGAGAAATTCCTTCCACTGGCAACCATGATGATCCCCTGTCCTACTACCAGATTGGTGACATCATCAGAG CTGGAGTAAAAGACATTGACCGCTACCAGGAGAAAGTCACAGTGTCCCTCCACCCGgcctctctgtctcccagctTGCAACACATCAAACTGGGAGTCATTACCCAGGAAGAGCTGCCCATACACTACAG TCGTAGTGTTTGCGCAGCCAACGACTCCAGCGAAACGTACGAGCGTATACTGAGTAGTTGCCATGGTTACCACAACCCTTCTGTAGTGGACTACTTGTTGGAGAAAGTGGGAATTAGTGACACCCATCCACCGTCAATGATGAGAGGACTGCAGAG taAGCTTTTCCAAGAGGCGGATTTTGCTATTGCAATCAGGAAGAAGCAGTCAGCATTCTGGGCCTTAAAATG TGTTCGTGCTGGTGTGGACCACTTTAAACATGGTCGCCACGTAGAAGCCATGAATGAATATAACAAAGCCTTGGAAATTGACACTAGTAATGTAGAGGCCCTGGTGGCACGGGGAGCACT GTATGCTACCAAAGGGAGCTTCCTGAAGGCTATTACAGACTTTGAACTGGCTCTGGAAAACTGTCCAGAACATCGCAATGCCAAGAAGTATCTCTGCCAGACATTGGTGGAGCGAGGAAAACA GCTTGAAGGACAGGAGAAACTAGTAACAGCAGAGGGATTGTACAGGAGAGCTCTGTCCCTAGATGATTCAAACCCTGAGGCACAGGAGGCTCTGCATAAGATTACAGACACCATACAG GTGACTTTAAAGAAGATACCTGCAGTTCGGAAGCCCTCCACTGGAGGGCAGTGGAACACTGCCTGTGGACACCCCTGGTGGCTTTCAGGAGAGGGAACAGGACACAAGGTCGAGTCCTCATCAGTGCAAAATACACTGCCTGCTTTtgtttga
- the ttc14 gene encoding tetratricopeptide repeat protein 14 isoform X1, with the protein MDRDLLRQCLTYHGESLLNKLKCEQTENPDFQVVVSDLCKTTYESKGEKQDTPLVEQFIARKADILFCPSWKTAPEQEEHEEEVATEPYAIMPPMEIFMEVTYEERRSMLYRDLEKGDVVVGKINNIREYGFFLTLLCMAGGLKRDIEDLELSALCHIREIPSTGNHDDPLSYYQIGDIIRAGVKDIDRYQEKVTVSLHPASLSPSLQHIKLGVITQEELPIHYSRSVCAANDSSETYERILSSCHGYHNPSVVDYLLEKVGISDTHPPSMMRGLQSKLFQEADFAIAIRKKQSAFWALKCVRAGVDHFKHGRHVEAMNEYNKALEIDTSNVEALVARGALYATKGSFLKAITDFELALENCPEHRNAKKYLCQTLVERGKQLEGQEKLVTAEGLYRRALSLDDSNPEAQEALHKITDTIQKSIRLREEALAKEEVKSKSRQTTSADKLRKILKEEKRMKRKRKRSASSSSSSSTSSRSSSSSSSSSRRRSKKKKKKKRRSERGSKRHRRISSRESRRSEEGKSKMERKEKDEDEVEWYPAPPNTSATFLNQKGFGERDEEDTDKKRICRLYSLSGASEDGESDSLHRDRKRRRREDSGTERMKNSLSRSPERQRRKSRSREGRDKSRESGKDNNRRDSESKRRSSLDENSKRRVSCSSAESEYSRKSSFQSEYSGKCGSATRMRQDSSKRSSFDGGRYENRGREELHEVEEDKRDGESRKGEEEGSRGLGKISGSAGNPNKQSDLTSVPGGRPQKDLPVNLMDIFNQIAQFEKEKGVRPKK; encoded by the exons ATGGACAGAGACTTGTTGAGGCAGTGTCTGACATACCACGGAGAGTCattgttaaacaaactaaaatgtgaACAAACGGAAAACCCAGACTTCCAAGTTGTTGTATCAGACCTGTGCAAGACCACGTATGAAAG TAAGGGTGAAAAACAGGACACCCCGCTTGTGGAGCAGTTCATTGCCAGGAAAGCTGACATCCTGTTCTGTCCATCATGGAAGACTGCCCCTGAGCAAGAGGAGCATGAGGAGGAGGTGGCCACAG AGCCATATGCCATCATGCCACCAATGGAAATATTCATGGAGGTGACATATGAAGAAAGACGATCCATGCTGTATAGAGACTTGGAAAAAGGAGACGTTGTGGTGGGGAAGATCAACAACATTAGAGAATACGGCTTCTTTTTGACTCTGCTGTGCATGGCAGGGGGACTGAAAAGAGACATAGAAGACTTAGAATTGTCG GCTTTATGTCACATCAGAGAAATTCCTTCCACTGGCAACCATGATGATCCCCTGTCCTACTACCAGATTGGTGACATCATCAGAG CTGGAGTAAAAGACATTGACCGCTACCAGGAGAAAGTCACAGTGTCCCTCCACCCGgcctctctgtctcccagctTGCAACACATCAAACTGGGAGTCATTACCCAGGAAGAGCTGCCCATACACTACAG TCGTAGTGTTTGCGCAGCCAACGACTCCAGCGAAACGTACGAGCGTATACTGAGTAGTTGCCATGGTTACCACAACCCTTCTGTAGTGGACTACTTGTTGGAGAAAGTGGGAATTAGTGACACCCATCCACCGTCAATGATGAGAGGACTGCAGAG taAGCTTTTCCAAGAGGCGGATTTTGCTATTGCAATCAGGAAGAAGCAGTCAGCATTCTGGGCCTTAAAATG TGTTCGTGCTGGTGTGGACCACTTTAAACATGGTCGCCACGTAGAAGCCATGAATGAATATAACAAAGCCTTGGAAATTGACACTAGTAATGTAGAGGCCCTGGTGGCACGGGGAGCACT GTATGCTACCAAAGGGAGCTTCCTGAAGGCTATTACAGACTTTGAACTGGCTCTGGAAAACTGTCCAGAACATCGCAATGCCAAGAAGTATCTCTGCCAGACATTGGTGGAGCGAGGAAAACA GCTTGAAGGACAGGAGAAACTAGTAACAGCAGAGGGATTGTACAGGAGAGCTCTGTCCCTAGATGATTCAAACCCTGAGGCACAGGAGGCTCTGCATAAGATTACAGACACCATACAG AAATCGATTCGCCTGCGTGAAGAAGCGTTGGCTAAGGAAGAGGTGAAAAGTAAGAGCAGGCAGACGACCAGCGCAGACAAATTGCGTAAGATCctaaaagaggagaagag gatgaagagaaagaggaagagatcagcctcttcctcttcatcatcttccACTTCCTCCAGGAGCTcgtcttcatcctcctcctcctctcgcAGAAGGtccaaaaagaagaagaagaagaagagaaggtcAGAGCGTGGAAGTAAACGGCATCGCAGGATCTCGTCAAGGGAGAGCCGGAGGAGTGAGGAGGGTAAGAGCAAGatggagaggaaggagaaagaTGAGGATGAGGTGGAGTGGTATCCGGCACCTCCCAACACCTCGGCTACCTTTCTCAATCAGAAGGGCTTTGGAGAGCGCGATGAGGAGGACACAGACAAGAAAAGAATCTGCCGGCTTTATTCTTTGTCAGGAGCTTCGGAGGATGGAGAGTCTGACTCACTGcatagagatagaaagagaaggaggagagaggacagTGGcacagagagaatgaaaaacagtctaagcaGAAGCccagaaagacagaggaggaagagcaggagTAGAGAAGGACGGGATAAGAGCAGAGAGAGCGGGAAGGACAATAACAGGAGAGACAGTGAGTCTAAAAGGAGGAGTAGCTTAGACGAGAATAGTAAGAGGAGAGTGTCCTGCTCCTCAGCTGAGTCCGAGTATTCACGGAAATCAAGTTTCCAATCGGAATATTCAGGAAAGTGTGGTTCTGCTACCAGAATGAGACAGGATTCATCCAAAAGGAGCTCCTTTGATGGTGGTAGGTATGAGAACAGGGGAAGGGAGGAACTTCATGAGGTAGAAGAGGATAAAAGAGATGGGGAAAGTAGAAAGGGGGAGGAAGAGGGTAGCAGAGGACTTGGTAAAATATCAGGTAGTGCTGGAAATCCTAACAAACAGAGTGATTTGACCTCAGTGCCAGGTGGGAGGCCTCAAAAAGACCTGCCCGTTAACCTGATGGATATTTTCAATCAGATTGCCCAGTTTGAGAAGGAGAAAGGAGTCAGGCCAAAAAAATAA